A single window of Leishmania infantum JPCM5 genome chromosome 35 DNA harbors:
- a CDS encoding putative ATP-dependent RNA helicase has translation MKGVKLSEPTLAFLRDNMKFTTMAPVQARTIPLFLTNYDVVVEAITGSGKTLAYLIPCLEMLLRPRCREVAKEYKNAVFAVLVLPSRELAQQVFQIVKRMLHFVTKEYKNGSPANGLPAYSYQCYIGGRDIKHDVEEFSKQGGNVLVGTPGRLYELLVSSKHANLFHLSQFELLILDEADKLLEFGFRAKLDALLKRLPKQRRTGLFSATQTKELTELARAGMRNPVSVTVRINSLNSADSDTAKPQIPEQLSNFFAFTRASQKLDRLVEFLASHKDEKVLVYVMTCASVEWLYEALSAVLWKDEADNVFALHGQMKLEKRQKVHRQVTKRSRCVLVCTDVAARGLDIPEVGVVVQYDPPVDPNTFIHRIGRTARMGRSGKSVVFLMPQELEYINFMRLQNVPLQALDGERDSVDAAKDAVRNMNARRTLLSSELPDKRKAIHQAHREKQLSRRERRQQLHEAHQAMVEGKSQRLAKRKEVLGDMCASPSILALRREECRNEKLLNLATRAFVSFLRAYKEHECRYIFQLQLIDLTDLTHGFALFKIPNCGEIKRMRVLRIPLQDEFAPFVRQMATELREKRQRASEEHSAAAALDGGGDDGRDAKRHRTERNEKLEALKLLKMSKSERSRAWKQAELDELLKDSYYVKMERRGKVNRHVVDEKMGVKAIENSFMSARERKEAQLARKAR, from the coding sequence ATGAAGGGGGTCAAGCTTAGTGAGCCGACCCTCGCGTTCCTCCGCGACAACATGAAGTTCACGACAATGGCTCCTGTCCAGGCCCGCACCATTCCACTCTTCCTCACCAACTACGACGTAGTTGTGGAGGCCatcaccggcagcggcaagacgcTCGCATACCTTATTCCGTGCCTggagatgctgctgcgcccacGGTGCCGCGAGGTAGCAAAGGAGTACAAGAACGCTGTCTTCGCCGTTCTCGTGCTGCCATCGAGGGAgttggcgcagcaggtgTTTCAGATTGTAAAGCGCATGTTGCACTTTGTGACGAAAGAGTACAAAAACGGCAGCCCGGCGAACGGTCTTCCCGCCTACTCGTACCAGTGCTACATCGGCGGACGCGACATCAAGCACGACGTCGAGGAATTCAGCAAGCAGGGCGGCAACGTGCTAGTCGGCACACCGGGCCGCCTCTACGAACTGCTCGTCTCCTCCAAGCACGCGAACCTCTTTCACTTGAGTCAGTTCGAGCTTCTCATTCTCGACGAGGCTGATAAGCTGCTCGAGTTCGGCTTCCGGGCAAAactggatgcgctgctgaagcggttgccgaagcagcgccgcaccggtCTGTTCAGTGCGACGCAGACAAAAGAGCTGACGGAGCTGGCGCGGGCTGGGATGCGCAACCCGGTGTCGGTCACTGTCCGCATCAACTCCCTCAACTCCGCCGACAGCGACACTGCAAAGCCGCAGATACCCGAGCAGCTCTCTAacttcttcgccttcacgcGGGCTTCGCAGAAGCTGGACCGCCTCGTTGAGTTCCTGGCGTCGCACAAGGATGAGAAGGTGCTGGTGTATGTCATGACGTGTGCCAGCGTGGAGTGGCTCTACGAGGCGCTCTCGGCGGTACTGTGGAAAGACGAGGCGGACAACGTCTTCGCCCTCCACGGCCAAATGAAATTGGAGAAGCGTCAGAAGGTGCACCGGCAAGTGACGAAGCGCTCGAGATGCGTGCTCGTGTGCACCGACGTGGCGGCACGCGGGTTGGATATCCCGGAGGTGGGCGTGGTGGTGCAGTACGACCCGCCGGTGGACCCCAACACGTTCATCCACCGCATCGGCCGCACGGCGCGCATGGGGCGCAGTGGTAAGAGTGTCGTCTTTCTCATGCCGCAGGAGCTGGAGTACATCAATTTCATGCGGCTGCAGAACGTACCTCTCCAGGCGCTAGACGGGGAGCGGGacagcgtcgacgccgccaagGATGCGGTGCGTAACATGAACGCGCGACGCACGCTGCTCAGCTCCGAGCTGCCGGATAAGCGGAAGGCGATTCACCAGGCGCACCGTGAGAAGCAGCTGAGTCGAagagagcgccgccagcagctgcatgaGGCGCATCAAGCGATGGTTGAAGGGAAGAGCCAGCGACTTGCGAAACGGAAGGAGGTGCTGGGCGACATGTGCGCGAGTCCCTCCATTCttgcgctgcggcgagagGAGTGCCGCAATGAGAAGCTGCTGAACCTCGCCACCCGGGCCTTCGTGTCGTTCCTGCGGGCCTACAAGGAGCACGAGTGCCGCTACATCTTTCAACTGCAGCTCATTGACCTCACCGACCTCACGCACGGCTTCGCGCTTTTCAAGATCCCCAACTGCGGTGAGATCAAGCGgatgcgtgtgctgcgcatTCCTTTGCAGGACGAATTCGCTCCGTTTGTGAGGCAGATGGCTACTGAGCTGCGGGAGAAGCGGCAACGTGCTTCCGAGGAGCAttcagccgcggcagctctggacggcggcggcgatgacggccGAGACGCGAAGAGACACCGCACGGAGCGCAACGagaagctggaggcgctgaagctgctgaaGATGTCCAAGTCCGaacgcagccgcgcctgGAAGCAGGCAGAGCTGGACGAGCTGCTCAAAGATAGCTATTACGTGAAGATGGAGAGGCGCGGAAAGGTAAACCGGCACGTGGTGGACGAGAAGATGGGCGTGAAAGCAATCGAGAACTCTTTCATGAGTGCGCGAGAGCgaaaggaggcgcagcttGCCCGCAAGGCGCGCTGA
- a CDS encoding putative protein kinase: MLGTVDAIDYDGDRLHKVVLRFPAVRSGESEIVKEVWPCERIGQGSFGTVYRAVSSDYPRLALKISTGKSTRLRQELDVLSRVCTKGRLLLPRFEFGALNKTADLIVIGMELCVPSTLHDLLLSTRITSEAEMLFMAHQAVQAVSYVHAEGCIHRDIKLQNFVFDLDGNLKLIDFGLACNSLKPPAGDVVAGTVSFMSPEMAHNALHKDRRVSVGVAADVWSLGIVLFSIFTQRNPYPAPETPAPAAGSTPGGAGAAGVTGRGDITHGAEGEKGNDLSQQHRMNERLLRRVAAGDWQWPVGVTVSQDLKQLVNSILVVNPEERPSVSTILENKLWNLRRRYPPAAVAAFLGVQDDFLLSHDEAHLMRAVEERSAGVAASLRNSRLHSPASASNEDNGETDAQHSSSGSARNGGLNTSGATTSPARSSLKVVQRCGEGGIDGAVTVQVYDVRASTRKRSKPIREISVVMAEETAKTRRSKSARRATGAVSAPSSRVVSRAASTEYSRRIAPPAGARLQSSAAHTCANSGDDEGEAEAEAVNRGTSTSQRHSRGMSPVRLQDALETAGSVAAGQRDSVGHPKALVEPSCATPPLLTSGKQQPLSEHMRPDIQRSGSVELLEDAEAPTEASAMPTSHKRAASSGKKRRDASLRQPSSLILKGSTRDLSADAPRSTTTAASTQASTSLLASRTTLPLSAVNPSPSSSRQASLRRQASASAAAVSSAQGCAGHRGSSPVMKRAQRVALELGLDVIWHDEADHRRALSAMLLIEHAWLLASFRLTIEEDQERYSITWLAEEQEKSAAHPHRFKEVMQVMSKKYQYGFVCDMCDYEFLPTGPGEKDLHFFHCPCGRDLCPDCYTAYQRQCTCSCCRAVHSNSCVLREHLLLTGGTQYYSGSRKTNAAARADAVRGSFQAAASLNEEAESGDEASAPPEPPRRRGRPPKQDKNRSAVKQKGSRAAKDSSRRRRGAQDTLDVSVDDAHEVEQINLPRISIAAMQQQEERSSNGSHRGGGTAAVGVAPRPQRPEDVEVKQRPVESVPEGPWRPFARFKKDRRDEVAQQPTPEERDALLNGEWIRHFYLFPQAEPERVAASGTWAEGEEEPYAFVYHAQPGRTGAIFLTSDFPMHSAVFSMLERQFFVVNQVDTVEGVDSTRATSLLKAKGHPELRIAFHALQDIVAYDTNMMKQQRTPGTVSVYQAPRSAYSCNGEPFLYVRWFRFNENRTLSAFLLSNGAVQVFVNNEYELRWFDESRKFLIRYNGVCELVDDGTFALAPGINHLLYDSFDA; this comes from the coding sequence ATGCTCGGCACAGTCGATGCGATCGACTACGATGGGGACCGCCTGCACAAGGTGGTGCTGCGATTCCCTGCTGTGCGTAGCGGCGAGTCGGAGATCGTGAAGGAGGTGTGGCCGTGCGAGCGCATTGGCCAGGGCTCCTTCGGCACGGTGTaccgcgccgtcagcagcgactATCCACGTCTGGCCCTTAAAATTTCAACAGGCAAGAGTACGCGGCTTCGCCAGGAGCTAGATGTGCTGAGTCGCGTGTGTACGAAAGGGCGGCTCCTGCTTCCGCGTTTCGAGTTTGGGGCGCTCAACAAGACAGCGGACTTGATCGTGATCGGCATGGAGCTGTGTGTTCCGAGCACGCTACACGACCTTCTCCTCAGCACTCGTATCACCAGCGAAGCGGAGATGCTTTTCATGGCGCATCAGGCGGTTCAAGCCGTCTCGTACGTGCACGCAGAGGGTTGCATCCACCGCGACATCAAGCTGCAGAACTTTGTCTTCGACCTCGATGGTAACCTGAAGCTGATTGACTTTGGCCTGGCTTGTAACTCGCTCAAGCCACCGGCAGGCGACGTGGTGGCGGGCACTGTGTCTTTCATGTCTCCGGAGATGGCGCACAACGCCCTTCACAAGGACAGGCGCGTGAGCGTCGGCGTGGCTGCTGATGTATGGTCGCTGGGGATTGTCCTCTTTTCTATTTTCACGCAGCGGAACCCGTATCCGGCGCCggagacgccggcgccggcagcgggcaGCACCCCCGGTGGCGCGGGTGCAGCGGGCGTGACCGGACGTGGAGACATCACGCATGGCGCGGAGGGCGAGAAGGGCAACGACTTGAgtcagcagcaccgcatgaatgagcgcctgctgcgccgcgtggcgGCCGGGGACTGGCAGTGGCCTGTCGGCGTTACAGTGTCACAGGACCTGAAGCAACTTGTAAACTCCATCCTCGTCGTCAACCCCGAGGAGCGGCCGAGCGTGAGCACGATCCTGGAGAACAAGTTGTGGAACTTACGGCGGCGCTATCCAcctgcagctgtggcggCATTTCTCGGCGTGCAGGATGACTTCCTGCTGTCTCACGATGAGGCGCACCTGATGCGTGCGGTCGAGGAGCGTAGTGCCGGCGTGGCAGCGTCGTTGCGGAACAGTCGCCTACACAGccccgcctcggcctccaaCGAGGACAATGGCGAGACCGacgcgcagcacagcagcagcggcagcgcgcgcaaCGGTGGCCTAAACACATCTGGCGCCACTACATCTCCAGCGCGCAGCTCTCTcaaggtggtgcagcgctgcggcgagggcggcatTGATGGGGCGGTCACAGTGCAGGTATACGAcgtgcgcgccagcacccGCAAGCGCAGCAAGCCCATCCGCGAGATATCCGTCGTCATGGCGGAGGAGACTGCCAAGACGCGACGATCCAAGTCCGCCCGACGGGCAACGGGCGCCGTGTCGGCTCCCTCGTCGCGCGTCGTCTCACGAGCAGCGTCGACGGAGTACAGCAGGCGAATAGCTCCTCCGGCTGGCGCGAGGTTGCAGTCCAGTGCGGCGCATACGTGTGccaacagcggcgacgatgagggtgaggcggaggcggaggcggtgaacCGTGGCACCAGCACGTcgcagcgccacagccgcggTATGTCGCCTGTGCGGCTGCAGGATGCTCTGGAGACCGCCGGCTCAGTAGCAGCCGGGCAGAGGGACAGCGTAGGCCACCCCAAGGCATTGGTGGAGCCGTCCTGTGCCACGCCACCTCTGCTCACAAGCGGCAAACAGCAGCCTCTCAGCGAGCACATGCGCCCCGACATTCAGCGCAGCGGGAgtgtggagctgctggaggatgCGGAGGCGCCAACTGAAGCGAGCGCGATGCCCACCTCGCACAAGAGGGCTGCGTCGAGCGGCAAGAAAAGGCGCGACGCGTCTCTGCGCCAGCCTTCCTCGTTGATCCTCAAAGGCAGCACCCGCGACTTATCCGCTGATGCCCCGCGCAgcacgacgacagcggcatcGACACAGGCGTCCACCTCTCTGCTGGCGAGCCGCACTACATTGCCGCTTTCAGCCGTAAACCCATCCCCATCGTCTTCGCGGCAGGCATCGCTGAGGCGGCAGGCATCTGctagcgccgccgccgtctcctccgcaCAGGGGTGTGCAGGCCACAGGGGATCATCGCCGGTGATgaagcgtgcgcagcgtgtcGCGCTCGAGCTTGGTCTGGATGTTATCTGGCATGACGAGGCggaccaccgccgcgcgcttTCTGCGATGCTGCTGATCGAGCATGCGTGGCTGCTCGCCAGCTTTCGGCTGACCATTGAGGAGGACCAGGAGCGCTACAGCATCACGTGGCTcgcagaggagcaggagaagtccgccgcccacccacaccgTTTCAAAGAGGTGATGCAGGTGATGAGCAAGAAGTATCAATACGGCTTCGTTTGTGACATGTGCGACTATGAGTTTCTCCCGACTGGCCCAGGGGAGAAGGACTTGCACTTCTTTCACTGCCCATGCGGCCGCGACCTGTGCCCAGACTGCTACACAGCGTAtcagcggcagtgcacgtgctcctgctgccgtgcggtGCACTCAAACAGCTGTGTGCTGCGGGAGCACCTCTTGCTGACTGGCGGAACTCAGTACTACAGCGGGTCGAGAAAAACgaacgcagcggcgcgggctGATGCTGTGCGCGGCTCATTCCAAGCCGCTGCCAGCCTCAACGAAGAAGCGGAGAGCGGGGATGAGGCGTCGGCACCGCCTgagccgccgcgtcgtcgtggcCGGCCCCCCAAGCAGGACAAGAACCGCTCTGCTGTAAAGCAGAAGGGCAGCCGAGCAGCCAAAGACAgcagccgtcggcgccgtggtgCACAGGACACCCTCGACGTGAGTGTGGACGATGCGCATGAGGTGGAGCAGATTAACCTACCTCGAATTTCAATCGCTGCGATGCAGCAACAGGAGGAGCGTAGTAGCAACGGCtcgcaccgcggcggcgggacTGCAGCCGTCGGGGTAGCCCCGCGACCACAACGGCCAGAGGACGTGGAGGTAAAACAGCGACCGGTAGAGAGCGTCCCGGAGGGCCCGTGGCGGCCGTTCGCGCGCTTCAAGAAGGATCGCCGAGATGAggtagcgcagcagccaacgccggaggagcgcgacgcgTTGCTGAATGGGGAGTGGATTCGACACTTTTACTTGTTTCCGCAAGCTGAGCCGGAGCGCGTTGCTGCCTCCGGGACGTGggcggaaggggaggaggagccgtACGCGTTCGTCTATCACGCGCAGCCGggccgcaccggcgccatTTTTCTTACAAGTGACTTTCCGATGCACTCGGCAGTCTTTTCCATGCTGGAGCGGCAGTTCTTCGTTGTGAATCAGGTGGATACGGTGGAGGGCGTCGACTCCACCCGCGCCACATCGCTGCTCAAGGCGAAGGGTCACCCGGAGCTCCGGATCGCTTTCCATGCGCTGCAGGACATCGTAGCGTATGACACAAACATGATGAAGCAGCAGCGTACCCCTGGCACCGTCTCCGTGTACCAGGCACCTCGCAGCGCCTACAGCTGCAACGGCGAGCCTTTCCTGTACGTGCGGTGGTTCCGCTTCAACGAGAACCGCACCCTCAGcgcctttcttctctccaACGGCGCCGTTCAGGTCTTCGTAAACAACGAGTACGAGCTGCGGTGGTTCGACGAGAGCCGGAAGTTCCTCATCCGCTACAACGGCGTGTGCGAGTTGGTCGACGACGGCACTTTTGCACTGGCACCAGGAATCAATCATCTCCTCTACGACTCCTTCGACGCGTAG
- the PABP2 gene encoding poly(A)-binding protein 2: MAFTGPNPSIWVGGLDPDLQEQKLYDYFVRIGPVTSVRVCVDSATQKSLGYGYVNFQDPADAEKALDQAGSKLGSRYLRIAKIQRDPSKRRSGVNNILVKKLPKSVDTYALKEMFSKFGRLTAIGLACDEKGESRGYARISFEREESAVDAVREMDGMEMDGQAIVVERYQAQHRDELLKQFTNLYVKNLDPAVTDEKLRAFFAKYGEVSSAKVRDLGAVQSEAGLGYVAFQKHEDAARAVEELNGKECEISKAGSPLDVSRFRSREERQRDRERQRRERAQQHSKYPNLYVKGFDDTVTSERLEELFQRYGETVSVTVMMDKETGVSRCFGFVSMKDQNAASQAIQELNGSTFLSPRPLFVTYALRKDARRQNLEERSKQFRVRQNPMGGPGMGAMPPIGFMGPQMFNNVNMPFMNPRVPIMPMNGMNGIGGMNGMGGMNGVGGVGGMGGMGGMGGMGGMGGMGGMGGMARPMAPNAMSQMRSRPMPQKPPMQSLMPQQHQQAPPQGQNLAAVLANLNPEQQKNVLGERLYSYIVRSHPSVAAKITGMLLEMDNSEILNMLDSPTMLDSKIAEAQDVLNRHMSV, translated from the coding sequence ATGGCCTTTACTGGTCCGAATCCCTCAATCTGGGTCGGTGGCCTGGACCCGGATCTGCAGGAGCAGAAGCTATACGACTACTTTGTGCGCATCGGCCCCGTCACCTCCGTCCGCGTATGCGTCGACTCTGCCACGCAGAAGTCCCTCGGGTACGGTTACGTAAACTTCCAGGACCCCGCGGATGCTGAGAAGGCGCTGGACCAGGCCGGCTCCAAGCTCGGCTCTCGCTACCTCCGCATCGCCAAGATCCAGCGCGACCCCTCGAAGCGCCGCTCCGGCGTCAACAACATCCTTGTCAAGAAACTTCCAAAGAGTGTCGACACGTACGCACTGAAGGAGATGTTCAGCAAGTTCGGCCGCCTCACCGCGATCGGCCTGGCGTGCGACGAGAAGGGCGAGTCTCGCGGCTACGCCCGCATCTCCTTCGAGCGCGAGGAGTCCGCCGTGGACGCCGTGAGGGAGATGGACGGGATGGAGATGGACGGCCAGGCGATCGTCGTGGAACGCTACCAGGCCCAACACCGTgacgagctgctgaagcagtTCACCAACCTCTACGTCAAAAACCTCGATCCCGCTGTCACGGACGAAAAGCTGCGCGCGTTCTTCGCCAAGTACGGCGAAGTCAGCTCCGCGAAGGTCCGCGACCTCGGCGCGGTTCAGAGCGAGGCCGGTCTCGGCTACGTCGCCTTCCAGAAGCACGAGGACGCCGCCCGCGCTGTTGAGGAGCTGAACGGAAAGGAGTGTGAGATCTCCAAGGCCGGCTCCCCTCTCGACGTGAGCCGCTTCCGCTCTCGCGaggagcgccagcgcgaccgcgagcgccagcgccgtgagcgcgcgcagcagcacagcaagTACCCGAACCTGTACGTCAAGGGCTTTGACGACACTGTCACGAGCGAGCGCCTGGAGGAGCTGTTCCAGCGCTACGGCGAGACGGTGTCGGTGACAGTGATGATGGACAAGGAGACGGGCGTGTCGCGCTGCTTCGGCTTCGTGTCCATGAAGGACCAGaacgccgcctcgcaggccaTTCAGGAGCTGAACGGCAGCACCTTTCTCAGCCCCCGCCCGCTCTTCGTCACGTACGCCCTTCGCAAGGATGCGCGCCGCCAGAACCTCGAGGAGCGCAGCAAGCAGTTCCGCGTGCGCCAAAACCCGATGGGCGGCCCGGGCATGGGTGCCATGCCACCCATAGGCTTCATGGGCCCGCAGATGTTCAACAACGTCAACATGCCATTCATGAACCCGCGCGTGCCGATCATGCCGATGAACGGAATGAACGGAATAGGCGGCATGAACGGTATGGGTGGCATGAACGGCGTGGGCGGTGTGGGAGGTATGGGCGGGATGGGCGGGATGGGCGGCATGGGAGGTATGGGCGGCATGGGCGGCATGGGAGGCATGGCCCGCCCAATGGCGCCGAACGCTATGAGCCAGATGCGCTCTCGCCCGATGCCGCAAAAGCCGCCGATGCAGTCTCTGatgccacagcagcaccagcaggcgCCTCCGCAGGGCCAGAACCTCGCTGCGGTGCTCGCGAACCTCAACCCTGAGCAGCAGAAAAATGTGCTCGGTGAGCGTCTCTACAGCTACATTGTGCGCAGCCACCCGTCTGTGGCCGCCAAGATCACGGGTATGCTTCTCGAGATGGACAACTCCGAGATTCTGAACATGCTGGACTCGCCAACGATGCTGGACAGCAAGATCGCCGAGGCCCAGGACGTTCTGAACCGTCACATGAGCGTTTGA